One Paraburkholderia dioscoreae DNA segment encodes these proteins:
- a CDS encoding type B 50S ribosomal protein L31, whose amino-acid sequence MKEGIHPDYREVLFIDVSNDFKFVTRSTIQTRETAEFEGKTYPLAKIEVSSESHPFYTGQQKIMDTAGRVEKFRNKFGSRATGKVAAK is encoded by the coding sequence ATGAAAGAAGGCATTCACCCGGATTACCGCGAAGTTCTGTTCATCGACGTGTCGAACGACTTCAAGTTTGTGACGCGCTCGACCATCCAGACGCGTGAAACCGCCGAATTCGAAGGCAAGACCTACCCGCTCGCCAAGATCGAAGTGTCGTCGGAATCGCATCCGTTCTACACCGGCCAGCAAAAGATCATGGACACGGCAGGCCGCGTCGAGAAGTTCCGCAACAAGTTCGGCTCGCGCGCTACCGGCAAGGTCGCAGCGAAGTAA
- a CDS encoding M90 family metallopeptidase, translated as MLSKLTQWLGTRRRERALRDYAIDDSLWRATLDGLPFLAHLDAPDLLRLRELTSLFLAQKEFSTAHELELTDAMTVAIAAQACLPVLNLSLDLYRGWVGVIVYPGEFVIRKTVEDEDGVVHEVEQDASGEAWEGGPVVLSWEDAQMTDGTDAYNVVIHEFAHKIDMLNGEADGHPPLMRRWHAPLDSQAWADVFDHAYDRFCAKVDAVPERRWARFERDSLIDPYAADHPSEFFAVCSEALFVRPQAFEAEYPELYRLLARFYRQDPARVGLTFTAG; from the coding sequence ATGCTCTCGAAACTCACTCAATGGCTCGGCACACGCCGCCGCGAGCGCGCGCTGCGCGACTACGCGATCGACGACTCGCTCTGGCGAGCCACGCTCGACGGCCTGCCGTTCCTCGCGCACCTCGACGCGCCGGATCTCCTGCGTTTGCGCGAACTGACGAGCCTTTTCCTCGCGCAAAAGGAATTTTCGACCGCGCACGAGCTCGAGCTCACCGACGCAATGACCGTGGCGATCGCCGCCCAGGCATGCCTGCCGGTGCTGAACCTGAGCCTCGATCTGTATCGCGGCTGGGTCGGCGTGATCGTCTATCCGGGCGAATTCGTGATCCGCAAGACCGTCGAGGACGAAGACGGCGTGGTGCACGAAGTCGAACAGGACGCGAGCGGCGAAGCGTGGGAAGGCGGGCCCGTGGTGTTGTCGTGGGAAGACGCGCAGATGACGGACGGCACGGACGCCTACAACGTCGTGATTCACGAGTTCGCGCATAAGATCGACATGCTGAACGGCGAGGCGGACGGCCACCCGCCGCTGATGCGCCGCTGGCACGCACCGCTCGATTCGCAGGCGTGGGCCGACGTGTTCGACCACGCTTACGACCGCTTCTGCGCCAAGGTCGACGCGGTGCCGGAGCGCCGCTGGGCGCGCTTCGAGCGCGACTCGCTGATCGATCCGTACGCGGCGGACCATCCATCGGAATTTTTTGCCGTTTGCAGCGAGGCGCTGTTTGTCAGGCCGCAAGCGTTCGAAGCCGAATATCCGGAGCTGTACCGGCTGCTCGCGCGCTTTTACCGGCAGGATCCGGCGCGGGTCGGCCTGACGTTCACCGCCGGCTGA
- a CDS encoding MFS transporter, with amino-acid sequence MSTTSSRVPLFSVEKLRGDFFPWVLAVVTGLDYFDNSIFSFFTSYIAGGINASPDELVWASSAYAVAAVLGILQQQWWVERFGYRRYVAGCMLLYSAGSVTATLCESSIELAFARGFQGYFIGPMMGTCRILIQMSFKPQQRPAATRAFLVLIVLSSALAPLIGGQLVAYFDWRALFACTAPVGVLFAVLALLALPDSGNRLPEERGAAHFWPYLIFAFAQGALQIVMQQVRFQLFSASPGLILLTVSGIVASGWFAYHQWHHPAPLVRLNALREKVFQAGLVLYMFYYYISTVFSYLISRFLEGGLGYPVENTGQLVGVTSLISASALFVYLRYAKLLPRKKWIIVPGFAVAAFAAAWMTRMSPGVGEAALMLPLLLRGLLLLFIVLPVANLTFRIFAIEEFTHGYRLKNIVRQVTISFATASVIIVEQHRQTLHQTRLAEFVNPYNPVFQNSLVTLTRGFAAAGRSPSEAHSLALVEISRTVAQQASFLASLDGFYFLVGVAICGGIFAAWQKQID; translated from the coding sequence ATGAGCACGACGTCGTCCCGCGTGCCGTTGTTCAGCGTCGAAAAACTGCGCGGCGACTTTTTCCCATGGGTGCTGGCCGTCGTCACCGGCCTCGACTATTTCGACAATTCGATCTTCTCTTTTTTCACCAGCTATATCGCGGGCGGCATCAACGCGTCGCCCGATGAACTGGTGTGGGCGTCGAGCGCCTATGCGGTCGCGGCGGTGCTGGGCATCCTGCAGCAACAGTGGTGGGTCGAACGCTTCGGCTACCGGCGCTACGTGGCCGGCTGCATGCTGCTCTATTCCGCCGGCTCGGTGACTGCGACGCTGTGCGAATCGTCGATCGAACTGGCGTTCGCGCGCGGCTTTCAAGGCTACTTCATCGGCCCGATGATGGGCACCTGCCGCATCCTGATCCAGATGAGTTTCAAGCCGCAGCAGCGGCCCGCGGCCACCCGCGCGTTTCTGGTGCTGATCGTCCTGAGCAGTGCGCTCGCGCCGCTGATTGGCGGCCAGCTGGTCGCGTATTTCGACTGGCGCGCGCTGTTCGCATGCACCGCGCCCGTGGGCGTGCTGTTCGCCGTGCTGGCCTTGCTCGCGTTGCCCGACTCGGGCAACCGCCTGCCCGAGGAACGCGGCGCCGCACATTTCTGGCCATATCTCATCTTCGCGTTCGCCCAAGGCGCCCTGCAAATCGTCATGCAACAGGTGCGCTTCCAGTTGTTCAGCGCGTCGCCGGGACTGATTCTGCTGACCGTCTCCGGCATCGTCGCGTCAGGCTGGTTCGCCTATCATCAGTGGCATCATCCCGCGCCGCTCGTGCGCCTCAATGCGTTGCGCGAAAAGGTGTTCCAGGCCGGGCTCGTACTCTATATGTTTTACTACTACATCTCGACCGTGTTCAGCTATCTGATCTCGCGCTTTCTCGAAGGCGGTCTCGGCTATCCGGTCGAAAACACCGGGCAACTGGTCGGCGTGACGTCGCTGATTTCCGCCAGCGCGCTGTTCGTCTACCTGCGTTATGCGAAGCTGCTGCCACGCAAGAAGTGGATCATCGTGCCGGGTTTCGCCGTGGCCGCGTTCGCCGCGGCGTGGATGACGCGCATGTCGCCCGGCGTCGGCGAGGCGGCGCTGATGCTGCCCCTGCTGCTGCGCGGCCTGCTGTTGCTGTTCATCGTGTTGCCGGTGGCCAATCTCACTTTCAGGATCTTCGCCATCGAAGAATTCACGCACGGCTACCGGCTGAAAAACATCGTGCGGCAGGTGACGATCTCGTTCGCGACGGCCTCCGTGATCATCGTCGAGCAGCATCGGCAGACGCTGCACCAAACACGCCTCGCGGAGTTCGTGAATCCGTACAATCCGGTGTTCCAGAATTCACTCGTCACGCTGACGCGAGGTTTTGCCGCCGCAGGTCGCTCACCGTCCGAGGCGCACTCGCTGGCGCTCGTGGAAATCAGCCGCACGGTCGCGCAACAGGCCAGCTTTCTGGCCTCGTTGGACGGTTTCTATTTCCTGGTCGGCGTGGCGATATGCGGCGGCATTTTCGCCGCGTGGCAAAAACAGATCGACTAA
- a CDS encoding MerR family transcriptional regulator — protein MSKDSPTLLTVRDAAERLGVTPRTLKYYEERGLVSPTRSEGRYRLYDEEDLKRFGRILRLRSLGFSLHSVTEMLKRPLEPVDGGHRYSTESLRQIHDAIAQQVEALDARIDTMRRELKEAQKLRAELSPDLDYLQRRLAGENADALLAQRRSARAKTRSTPPAKRVDNPDDSAPDEF, from the coding sequence ATGTCGAAAGACTCACCCACTCTGCTCACCGTGCGTGACGCCGCGGAACGCCTCGGTGTCACACCACGCACGCTGAAGTACTACGAGGAGCGCGGCCTCGTCTCGCCCACCCGCAGCGAAGGCCGCTACCGGCTTTACGACGAGGAAGATCTGAAGCGCTTCGGCCGCATTCTGCGTTTGCGCTCGCTGGGCTTCTCGCTGCACAGCGTTACCGAAATGCTCAAGCGCCCGCTCGAACCTGTCGACGGAGGCCACCGCTACTCCACCGAATCGCTGCGGCAGATTCACGACGCCATCGCTCAACAGGTCGAAGCGCTCGACGCGCGCATCGACACGATGCGCCGCGAACTGAAGGAAGCGCAGAAGCTGCGCGCCGAGCTGAGCCCCGATCTCGACTATCTCCAGCGGCGCCTCGCCGGCGAGAATGCCGACGCGCTGCTCGCGCAGCGCCGCAGCGCGCGCGCGAAAACACGCAGCACGCCGCCCGCGAAGCGCGTCGACAACCCGGACGACTCCGCGCCGGACGAATTCTGA
- the rho gene encoding transcription termination factor Rho: MHLSELKTLHVSELIEMANGLEIESANRLRKQELMFAILKKRAKTGDTIFGDGTLEVLPDGFGFLRSPETSYLASTDDIYISPSQIRRFNLHTGDTIEGEVRTPKDGERYFALVKVDKVNGQPPEASKHKIMFENLTPLHPNKVLLLEREMRGEENVTGRIIDMIAPIGKGQRGLLVASPKSGKTVMLQHIAHAIKQNHPDVVLFVLLIDERPEEVTEMQRSVAGEVIASTFDEPAARHVQVAEMVIEKAKRLVEMKNDVVILLDSITRLARAYNTVVPASGKVLTGGVDANALQRPKRFFGAARNIEEGGSLTIIGTALIETGSRMDDVIYEEFKGTGNMEVHLERRLAEKRVYPSINLNKSGTRREELLIKPEVLQKIWVLRKFIHDMDEVESMEFLLDKIRQTKSNSEFFDMMRRGGGS; the protein is encoded by the coding sequence ATGCATTTATCCGAGCTTAAGACTCTGCACGTGTCCGAATTGATCGAGATGGCCAATGGCCTCGAGATCGAAAGTGCGAACCGCCTGCGCAAGCAGGAATTGATGTTCGCCATTCTAAAAAAACGAGCCAAAACGGGCGACACGATCTTCGGCGACGGCACGCTCGAAGTGCTGCCGGACGGCTTCGGCTTCCTGCGTTCGCCGGAAACCTCGTACCTCGCCAGCACGGATGATATTTACATCAGCCCGTCGCAAATCCGCCGCTTCAACCTGCATACGGGCGACACGATCGAAGGCGAAGTGCGCACGCCCAAAGACGGCGAACGCTATTTCGCGCTGGTGAAGGTGGACAAGGTCAACGGCCAGCCGCCGGAGGCCTCGAAGCACAAGATCATGTTCGAAAACCTGACGCCGCTGCACCCGAACAAGGTGCTGCTGCTCGAACGTGAAATGCGCGGCGAGGAAAACGTCACGGGCCGCATCATCGACATGATCGCGCCGATCGGCAAAGGCCAGCGCGGCCTGCTGGTCGCCTCGCCGAAGTCGGGCAAGACCGTGATGCTTCAGCACATTGCGCACGCGATCAAGCAGAACCATCCGGATGTCGTGCTGTTCGTGCTACTGATCGACGAACGCCCGGAAGAAGTGACCGAAATGCAGCGTTCGGTGGCGGGCGAAGTGATCGCCTCCACGTTCGACGAACCGGCCGCGCGTCACGTGCAAGTGGCCGAAATGGTGATCGAAAAAGCCAAGCGCCTCGTCGAAATGAAGAACGACGTGGTGATTCTGCTGGACTCGATCACGCGTCTCGCGCGCGCTTACAACACCGTCGTGCCGGCCTCGGGCAAGGTGCTGACGGGTGGTGTCGACGCCAACGCGCTGCAACGTCCGAAGCGTTTCTTCGGCGCCGCGCGCAATATCGAGGAAGGCGGTTCGCTGACCATCATCGGCACGGCGCTGATCGAAACCGGCAGCCGCATGGACGACGTGATCTACGAAGAATTCAAGGGCACCGGCAACATGGAAGTGCACCTGGAACGTCGCCTTGCCGAAAAGCGCGTGTATCCGTCGATCAACCTGAACAAGTCGGGCACCCGTCGCGAAGAACTGCTGATCAAACCCGAAGTGCTGCAAAAGATCTGGGTGCTGCGCAAGTTCATTCACGACATGGACGAAGTCGAGTCGATGGAATTCCTGCTCGACAAGATCCGCCAGACAAAGAGCAACTCCGAGTTCTTCGACATGATGCGCCGTGGCGGCGGCAGCTAA
- the trxA gene encoding thioredoxin TrxA, with amino-acid sequence MSEQIKHISDASFEQDVVKSDKPVLLDFWAEWCGPCKMIAPILDEVAKDYADRLQIAKINVDEHQSTPVKFGVRGIPTLILFKNGAVAAQKVGALSKSQLTAFLDGNL; translated from the coding sequence ATGAGCGAACAAATCAAGCATATTAGCGACGCATCGTTCGAACAGGACGTCGTGAAATCCGATAAACCCGTGCTGCTCGATTTCTGGGCTGAATGGTGCGGTCCGTGCAAGATGATCGCGCCGATCCTCGACGAAGTCGCGAAGGATTACGCCGATCGCCTGCAAATCGCCAAGATCAACGTCGACGAACACCAATCGACTCCGGTCAAGTTCGGCGTGCGCGGCATCCCCACGCTGATTCTTTTCAAGAACGGCGCTGTCGCCGCGCAGAAAGTCGGCGCGTTGTCGAAGTCGCAACTTACCGCGTTCCTCGACGGCAACCTGTAA
- the dnaX gene encoding DNA polymerase III subunit gamma/tau, translated as MTYQVLARKWRPKDFASLVGQEHVVRALTHALDGGRLHHAYLFTGTRGVGKTTLSRIFAKALNCETGVTSAPCGVCRACREIDEGRFVDYVEMDAASNRGVDEMAALLERAVYAPVDARFKVYMIDEVHMLTNHAFNAMLKTLEEPPAHVKFILATTDPQKIPVTVLSRCLQFNLKQMPAGHIVSHLEHILGEEKVPYDVQALRLLARAADGSMRDALSLTDQAIAYSANQVNEEAVRGMLGALDQSYLIRLLDALADGDGAAVLSVADEMALRSLSFSTALQDLASLLHRIAWAQFAPSSVLDEWPEAGDLRRFAEALSAEQVQLFYQIATIGRSELGLAPDEYAGFTMTLLRMLAFEPAPMGGGGGAVGAARAPGQSGAGGARRAGAPAVAAQQGASGSPVSQARPVAASSAVPGTSREAQVSAAAPGRETQPGKVVVADKGVVVEAAPVESATRAMAQADSTVEVQPAAGDVQDAAADSAQGAIAGQPPVAEPAIVAEPAPVIDELEPTPTSAAAAAPVPALAPWDDAPVNSAAGEVSAAIGLNDPASSDVSAAAGSKGAASNGVSASAGLNESASSEASAIADLNGAAQNGASATATLNDETRAGEAPAYSLSAPAAAAFARTEQAAAAAPSQELPPVADTAPRRAGGASAALDVLRSAGLKVSSDRGRASAATAAKPGAPATPKPAAPRVVVPVPTPGAPRRAPQQDAAPAAPAARAAGSASSSLAHRNGAEQNGSSVPPWDDMPPPDEYMPLTAADEGYYGLPDDGYMPVFDSGPDDVRVSAAPAPASTPAPAPVIDQRPLPPAVPLDPLGFKGDWPALAVDLPLKGISYQLAFNSELMALEGNTLKLNVPVPQYAEASQVAKLKTALADRLGQTVEVLVEVGPARRTAAAHDAAMRAQRQQQAEREIGADPFVQSLIREFGASIVPGSVRPITPDAGSNGAPSVH; from the coding sequence ATGACCTATCAAGTTCTCGCACGCAAATGGCGGCCGAAGGATTTCGCTTCGCTCGTCGGACAGGAGCATGTGGTGCGCGCGCTCACGCACGCGCTCGACGGCGGCCGTCTGCACCATGCCTATCTGTTTACCGGCACACGCGGCGTCGGCAAGACCACGCTGTCGCGCATCTTCGCCAAGGCGCTGAATTGCGAAACTGGCGTGACCTCCGCGCCGTGCGGCGTATGCCGCGCGTGCCGCGAGATCGACGAAGGGCGTTTTGTCGATTATGTGGAGATGGACGCGGCGAGTAATCGCGGCGTCGACGAAATGGCTGCGCTGCTGGAGCGCGCCGTTTATGCGCCGGTGGATGCGCGCTTCAAGGTCTACATGATCGACGAAGTGCACATGCTGACCAACCACGCCTTCAACGCGATGTTGAAGACACTGGAAGAACCGCCAGCGCACGTCAAGTTCATTCTCGCCACCACGGATCCGCAAAAGATTCCGGTCACGGTGCTCTCGCGCTGTCTGCAATTCAATCTGAAGCAGATGCCCGCCGGTCATATCGTCTCGCATCTCGAGCACATTCTCGGCGAAGAAAAGGTGCCGTACGACGTCCAGGCGCTGCGCCTGCTCGCGCGCGCGGCCGACGGCTCGATGCGCGACGCGCTCTCGCTGACCGATCAGGCGATTGCCTACTCGGCCAACCAGGTCAATGAAGAAGCGGTGCGCGGCATGCTCGGCGCGCTCGACCAGAGCTACCTGATCCGCCTGCTCGATGCCCTCGCTGACGGCGACGGCGCCGCGGTGCTGTCGGTGGCCGACGAGATGGCGTTGCGCAGCCTGTCGTTTTCGACGGCATTGCAGGATCTGGCGAGTCTGCTGCACCGGATTGCGTGGGCGCAGTTCGCGCCGTCGTCGGTGCTGGACGAGTGGCCCGAGGCGGGTGATCTGCGCCGCTTCGCCGAAGCGCTGAGCGCCGAGCAGGTGCAATTGTTCTATCAGATCGCGACCATCGGCCGAAGCGAACTGGGTCTCGCGCCGGACGAATACGCCGGCTTCACCATGACGCTGCTGCGCATGCTCGCGTTCGAACCGGCGCCTATGGGCGGCGGCGGGGGGGCCGTGGGTGCGGCGCGTGCGCCGGGCCAGTCCGGCGCGGGCGGAGCGAGACGCGCCGGTGCGCCGGCCGTGGCCGCGCAGCAGGGTGCGTCGGGTTCGCCCGTTTCACAGGCGCGGCCGGTAGCGGCTTCGAGCGCAGTGCCGGGGACTTCGCGTGAAGCGCAGGTGAGCGCTGCCGCGCCGGGCCGCGAAACACAGCCGGGTAAAGTTGTTGTGGCCGATAAGGGCGTCGTGGTTGAGGCAGCGCCGGTTGAATCGGCAACGCGCGCCATGGCGCAAGCCGACAGCACGGTTGAAGTGCAGCCTGCGGCTGGCGACGTTCAGGATGCCGCGGCGGATTCTGCTCAAGGCGCGATCGCCGGGCAGCCGCCTGTCGCAGAACCGGCAATAGTTGCAGAGCCGGCGCCGGTTATCGATGAATTGGAACCGACACCGACGTCCGCGGCGGCTGCCGCCCCGGTACCCGCGTTGGCTCCATGGGACGATGCCCCCGTCAACTCGGCAGCGGGCGAAGTGTCCGCAGCCATTGGCCTCAACGATCCTGCTTCGAGCGATGTCTCCGCGGCCGCAGGCTCCAAAGGTGCGGCTTCGAATGGAGTCTCCGCGTCCGCTGGCCTTAACGAATCTGCTTCGAGCGAAGCCTCCGCAATCGCTGATCTCAACGGTGCGGCCCAGAACGGAGCCTCCGCAACCGCAACTCTTAACGACGAAACACGCGCCGGCGAAGCTCCCGCATATTCGCTGAGCGCACCGGCAGCCGCCGCGTTTGCGCGCACGGAGCAAGCCGCGGCTGCGGCGCCGTCGCAAGAACTACCGCCCGTAGCCGATACTGCACCCCGTCGCGCGGGCGGTGCGAGCGCCGCCCTCGACGTCTTGCGCAGCGCCGGTTTGAAAGTGTCGTCGGACCGTGGCCGCGCGAGCGCGGCAACTGCCGCGAAGCCCGGCGCGCCGGCCACGCCGAAACCCGCCGCCCCGCGCGTCGTCGTTCCCGTGCCGACGCCGGGCGCGCCACGCCGTGCGCCGCAGCAGGATGCCGCACCGGCAGCACCTGCCGCGCGCGCGGCAGGATCAGCGTCTTCGTCGCTAGCGCACCGCAACGGCGCTGAGCAGAATGGCTCGTCGGTGCCGCCGTGGGATGACATGCCGCCGCCTGACGAATACATGCCGCTCACGGCCGCCGACGAAGGCTATTACGGCCTGCCGGACGACGGCTATATGCCCGTGTTCGACAGCGGCCCGGACGATGTCCGCGTGAGCGCCGCGCCGGCGCCCGCGTCGACGCCGGCGCCGGCGCCGGTGATCGACCAACGTCCGCTGCCGCCCGCCGTGCCGCTCGATCCGCTGGGCTTCAAGGGTGACTGGCCGGCGCTTGCCGTCGATCTGCCGCTCAAGGGCATTTCGTATCAGCTCGCGTTCAACAGCGAACTCATGGCGCTCGAAGGCAATACGCTCAAACTGAACGTGCCGGTGCCGCAGTACGCTGAAGCCTCGCAGGTCGCTAAACTGAAAACCGCGCTCGCCGACAGGCTCGGCCAGACTGTCGAGGTGCTGGTCGAAGTCGGTCCGGCGCGCCGTACGGCCGCCGCCCACGACGCCGCCATGCGCGCACAGCGGCAGCAGCAAGCCGAGCGCGAGATCGGCGCCGATCCGTTCGTGCAGTCGCTGATCCGCGAGTTCGGCGCGAGCATCGTGCCCGGCTCGGTCCGCCCGATTACTCCGGACGCCGGTTCCAACGGAGCGCCGTCGGTCCACTGA
- a CDS encoding YbaB/EbfC family nucleoid-associated protein: protein MMKGQLAGLMKQAQQMQENMKKMQEQLALIEVEGQSGAGLVKVTMTCKNDVRRVSIDPSLLADDKDMLEDLVAAAFNDAVRKAEATAQEKMGGMTSGLPLPPGFKLPF from the coding sequence ATGATGAAAGGCCAACTCGCCGGGCTGATGAAGCAAGCCCAGCAGATGCAGGAAAACATGAAGAAGATGCAGGAGCAACTCGCACTGATCGAAGTCGAGGGGCAGTCGGGCGCCGGTCTCGTGAAGGTGACGATGACCTGCAAGAACGACGTGCGCCGCGTGTCGATCGACCCGAGCCTGCTCGCCGACGACAAGGACATGCTGGAAGACCTCGTCGCCGCCGCGTTCAACGACGCCGTGCGCAAGGCTGAAGCCACTGCCCAGGAAAAGATGGGCGGCATGACCTCGGGCCTGCCGCTGCCGCCGGGCTTCAAGCTGCCGTTCTGA
- the recR gene encoding recombination mediator RecR — MKQPSALSALVEALRALPGVGPKSAQRMAYHLMQHDRDGAEKLGHSLLFATEHLQHCEKCNTFTEAQICEVCLDEERDPTLLCVVETPADQIMLEQTMTYRGLYFVLMGRLSPLDGIGPKEIHFDRLVRRASDGVVKEVVLATNFTNEGEATAHYLGQTLKARGLAVTRLARGVPVGGELEYVDAGTIARAMLDRRSM, encoded by the coding sequence ATGAAACAACCTTCCGCCTTGTCGGCGCTCGTCGAAGCGCTGCGCGCGCTGCCCGGCGTCGGGCCGAAGTCCGCGCAACGCATGGCGTACCACCTCATGCAGCACGACCGCGACGGCGCCGAAAAACTTGGCCACTCGCTGCTGTTCGCCACCGAGCATCTGCAGCACTGCGAGAAGTGCAACACCTTCACCGAGGCGCAGATCTGCGAGGTCTGCCTCGACGAGGAGCGCGATCCCACCTTGCTGTGCGTCGTCGAAACGCCGGCCGACCAGATCATGCTCGAGCAGACCATGACCTATCGCGGTCTTTATTTCGTGCTGATGGGGCGCCTGAGTCCGCTCGACGGTATCGGTCCGAAGGAGATTCATTTCGACCGGCTCGTCCGGCGCGCGTCGGACGGCGTGGTCAAGGAAGTGGTGCTCGCAACCAATTTCACCAACGAAGGCGAAGCGACCGCGCATTACCTCGGGCAGACGCTCAAGGCGCGCGGCCTCGCCGTCACGCGCCTTGCGCGCGGCGTGCCGGTGGGCGGCGAACTGGAGTATGTGGACGCCGGCACGATTGCCCGCGCCATGCTCGATCGCCGCTCGATGTAG
- a CDS encoding CaiB/BaiF CoA transferase family protein, translating to MSVTPESGAGAAPQEKTGPLAGVKVLELGTLIAGPFAARFLGEFGADVIKIEDPKGGDPLRKWRKLYPEVGGTSLWWAVQARNKKSVTINLKAEEGKEIVRRLAKEADIVVENFRPGLLEKLGLGYDVLSADNPGLVMVRLSGYGQTGPYRDRPGFGAIAESMGGLRHITGYPDLPPPRIGISIGDSIAALHGVIGALMALHHKQVNGGKGQVVDVALYEAVFNMMESVVPEYGVYGMVRERTGASLPGIVPSNTYPCRDGSIVIGGNSDPIFKRLMIAIDREDLANDPALTHNDGRVPRTQEIDGAIAAWLATRTIDEALAVLNAADVPVGRIYSVADMFTDPQFMARQMIQRFKWQDGQEITLPSVTPKLSATPGETRWLGPELGEHTDEVLQSLGYDADHIARLHAQQIV from the coding sequence ATGAGCGTCACCCCTGAATCAGGCGCGGGCGCCGCGCCTCAAGAGAAAACCGGCCCGCTCGCCGGCGTCAAGGTGCTGGAACTCGGCACGCTGATCGCCGGTCCGTTCGCCGCGCGCTTTCTCGGCGAATTCGGCGCCGACGTCATCAAGATCGAAGATCCCAAAGGCGGCGACCCGCTGCGCAAGTGGCGCAAGCTTTATCCGGAAGTCGGCGGCACGTCGCTCTGGTGGGCCGTGCAGGCGCGCAACAAGAAATCCGTCACGATCAATCTGAAGGCCGAAGAGGGCAAGGAAATCGTGCGGCGCCTCGCGAAAGAAGCGGATATCGTCGTCGAGAATTTCCGGCCGGGTTTGCTGGAGAAGCTCGGCCTCGGCTACGACGTGCTGTCCGCGGACAATCCCGGCCTCGTCATGGTGCGCCTGTCCGGCTATGGCCAGACCGGGCCGTACCGCGACCGGCCCGGCTTCGGCGCGATCGCCGAATCGATGGGCGGCCTGCGCCATATCACCGGCTATCCGGATTTGCCGCCGCCGCGCATCGGCATTTCGATCGGCGATTCGATTGCCGCGCTGCACGGCGTGATCGGCGCACTGATGGCGCTGCATCACAAGCAGGTGAACGGCGGCAAGGGGCAGGTGGTCGACGTCGCGCTGTACGAGGCCGTCTTCAACATGATGGAAAGCGTGGTGCCCGAATACGGCGTGTACGGCATGGTGCGCGAGCGCACCGGCGCGTCGCTGCCGGGCATTGTGCCGTCCAATACGTATCCATGCCGCGACGGCAGCATCGTGATCGGCGGCAATAGCGATCCGATCTTCAAGCGCCTGATGATCGCGATCGACCGCGAGGATCTCGCGAACGACCCGGCGCTTACGCACAACGACGGCCGTGTGCCGCGCACCCAGGAAATCGACGGCGCGATCGCCGCGTGGCTCGCCACGCGCACCATCGACGAAGCCCTCGCCGTGCTGAATGCGGCCGACGTGCCGGTGGGCCGCATCTACAGCGTGGCGGACATGTTCACCGATCCGCAGTTCATGGCGCGCCAGATGATCCAGCGTTTCAAGTGGCAGGACGGCCAGGAAATCACGCTGCCGTCGGTCACGCCGAAGCTCTCGGCCACGCCGGGCGAGACGCGCTGGCTAGGCCCGGAACTGGGTGAACATACCGATGAAGTCCTTCAATCACTGGGTTATGATGCAGACCACATTGCAAGGTTGCACGCGCAACAAATAGTCTGA